DNA sequence from the Fimbriimonadaceae bacterium genome:
ATGTATACGGAACGGGATACGTAAAACTCCCGGTGGCGCTGCACAAGGGTGAGAACAGCTTTATGTTCTCGTCTGGGCGGGGCGAATTACGAGCAAAACTGACGAAGCCCTCCTCTGCCGCCGTCTTCAATCTTGCCGATGCAACGGTGCCGGACTTGGTCACAGCACCCCTTCCACCCAAATCGGATGGTCCCATATTTTCAAACGGCGGAGCGGCTCTACCCAATAGGAAAGTTGGTGTCATCGTCGTTAATGCCTCCAACGAACCGCTTGCCGGCCTCAAAGTCCGTCTTGCATTCCCTGGTAAAGCATTTATTGAGACCGAATTGCCGAACCTTCCTCCATGCTCAACGAATAAGATTCCGGTTGAGTTTGAGAATCCAAGGATAGAAACAGCGGGGAGCGTTGAAGCCACGCTGACGTTGATCGGTCCGGCTGGGATGCTCGACTTCCAAAAGCTCACTTTTCGTGTTCGGGAGCCTAATCAGACGCGCAAGGTTACTTTTCTGAGTCTCATCGATGTTTCAGTGCAGTACTTCGCACTTAACCCAGCTCAGACCCCAGGCAAGGACAAGGCCCTTGTATTGACTCTTCACGGCGCAGGCGTTGAGGCGATCGGGCAGGCCGATGCTTACAAAGGCAAGGATTGGGCAAACATTGTAGCTCCGACCAACCGCCGACCCTTCGGTTTTGATTGGGAAGATTGGGGTCGGAAGGACATGGCCGAGGTGCTGGGGCTGGCAACAACTATGTTGTCTGCGGACCCTCAGCAGATCTATCTCACCGGACACTCGATGGGTGGGCACGGAACTTGGCAAAACGGAGTCACGTATCCTGGCGAATTCGCGGCGATTGCCCCCAGTGCGGGTTGGAGTAGCTTCTTCAGCTATACGGGTGCACCGCGCCAAAGCCCCGACGATCCAGTCGATGAGATGTTTGCGCGAGCCCAGAACCCGAGCGACACGGTGGCTCTCAAAGAGAACTTCCGCAATCTCGATCTCTTCATCCTCCACGGCGACGCTGACGACAACGTGCCTGTTCGCGAAGCCCGGAACATGAAGGCCGAGCTTGAAAAGATGAACAAGACGTTCGAGTATCACGAGCAGCCGGGGGCGGGGCACTGGTGGGGGAATGAGTGCGTGGATTGGCCTCCCATCTTTGAGATGTTCCAGAAAACTCGAAGGCCCAAACCCTCTGAACTTATGAAGGTTGATTTCTCTACCTTCAACCCGTCCATTTCGAGTAAGTATTACTGGGTCACGATCGAGCGGCAAGAGTCATCGATGAATCTAAGTTCCGTGAAGCTCGAACGACAGGCTTCAAAGATGGTCGGAACGACGGCAAACGTCGCCATGCTTACAATAGACCCCGTCGCCATCGACAAGTCGTTGAATCCCTACATCATCGAAATCGACGGCAGTACAGTCTCCCTCCCAACCCCGGGGCTGGGCAATGACCCTATCGCGCTGGAGCGAGTAGATAAGCAGTGGAGACTCGCCCGCACGTCTACTGAGCTGAGCAAGTCATCGATGAGGTCTGGCCCGTTCAAAGAGGCGTTCAACCACGGAATGATCTTTGTCTACGGCACGAAGGGCGACGATGCCGAGAACGCATGGTCCTTTGCCAAGGCACGATTCGACGCTGAACAGTGGTGGTACCGGGGCAATGGCTATGTACCTCTCATGTCGGACGATGAGTTCAACCGATCTGATATACGGCATTTCGAGAATCGAAGCGTGATTGTCTTCGGCAACGCCGATACAAACAGCGTGTGGAATCGGTTCTTGAGCGACAGCCCGATCCAGGTTCGGCGCAATCGACTGACGGTCGGCAAGAAGCAGCTTAAAGGGTCAGGATATGCCACGCTCTTTGCGCGTCCTCGTTCAGGTTCAACAGTGGCAATGATCGGCGCGGTTGGTGGAACTGGAGTTGAGGGAATGCGCAGCACGGACAGATTGCCCTACTTCGTTTCCGGTACGGGCTACCCAGATTGGTGCGTTTTTACCAAAGATGTCTGGTCGAAAGGGCTGGCTGGGGTGCTCGGCAGTGGTTACTTCGATAACGACTGGCGTCTGACGATGAGGCAAACAGCATGGCGAGCCGAATGAGTAGGCCTCCCAGAATCCCTCATGTAAATCAGTCCAGAATCTAGGGTGCTTATGTCTGACACACGGCAACCGATCACTTCCTGGCGAGACTTCTTTAACCTACACGCCCCTCATTACGACAAGAATTCGTTCACGGCGTGGACAAGCACGGAGGTGAGCTTCCTTGAGGATCTCTTCATGCTTGCGAAGGGGGCGAGAATCCTTGATATAGGTTGCGGAACCGGACGGCATAGTATTGAACTCGCCAAACGAGGCTACGTCGTCACGGGTATCGATATCTCGAATGGGATGCTCGCACAAGCTCAGGCCAAGGCAAGAGGGGCTGGGGTCGAAGTCGAGTTCATCGAAGCGGATGCGACTCAGATTCAATTCGATGCAGTCTTCGATGCGGCGATCTGCCTGTGTGAAGGGGCATTTGGATTAACCGATCCCGACAAAGAACCGGTCGGTCATGACTTTGCCATCCTGAAGAACGTTTTTGCCGCGCTCAAGCCGGGCGCTCCCTTCGTTCTGAATGCGCTCAACGGCTACGCTACGATTCGTCGAGTGACGGATGAGATGGTTCAGATGGGGGCGTTCAACCCCGCAACCATGCACTTTGCCTACCAGGACGAGTTTGGGCCGGACGATGACAAGCACCTGGTTAACGTGCGCGAACGGATGTTCATCCCTCCCGAACTGGTCTCGATGCTGCGATTTGTTGGCTTCGAGGTTGAGCATGTATGGGGCGGAACCGCTGGGGAGTGGGGTGACCGTCCTTTGAAGCTCGATGAGATCGAAGCGATGTACGTTTGCCGCAAGCCGTCGACAAAAAAATAACCCCTCCTTTTCAGGAGGGGTCTCCCCAATCGAGTGAATAATTGCTGGGGTGAAGTTCAGTTGAACGTCCCTACCAATAAGATACGGCATTGAAGAGCTGTATGTGAACCCTTGTCAGCCCTCTTAAACCATTTCCGTCAGATAAGTAGAACGATTCTTGCGAAGCTGGACAAATCAAGAAGAAAGTGACCGCCTTGATCGAAAAAAGCAGACACAACGATCCCTCAATACTTGGGACAGGCCACAGAAAACGGATTACTTTAGGTGTCTATCCCACCACTGAGTAATCTCGTTTAAGCGATGCGCTCGAAGGTCGGGTGGTCCACTTCGGCTCATGCCGTGTGAGGTGGTCGATGGGTACCGAATGAATCGGCTATCGACACCTTCCTGCTGAAGGGCAGTGAAAACCTGTTCACTTTGCTCAATGTTGCAACGCAAATCCCCTTCGGAGTGGATGATAAGCATCGGCGTTTTTACATTTTTGAAGAAAGCGATAGGTGATTGATTCCAAAGCTCCTTAATATCTTCATGGTCACCCCAGGCAATGCCTTTGAAGTAACCGTTCTTGTTGAAAGGAAAATCGCTGTTGCCTGCCATTGAAACCATATTCGATACACAGCGGTCAGTGATGGCAGCCTTGAACTTGTCGCTATGCCCAACCGCCCAATTGGTCATGTAGCCACCATAGCTACCCCCCATAATTCCCATCTTTCCAGGGTGAACAAACGATTGATGCTCGATCCAGTGCGTAAAAGTTTCGACGTCCGCCCAATCGCGATTGCCCCAGTCTCCGCTTATGACGGCACAGTGGTCCTCTCCGTACCCTTTCGACCCTCGCGGGTTGCAGTAGACAACGACGTACCCTGCTGCCGCCAAAACTTGGAATTCATGAAAGAAAGCCCATCCGTACTGTGTATGAGGCCCGCCGTGAACCTCAAGCACCGCTGGGTACCTTTTGGGTGCGAGGTAGTCGATTGGTTTCATCACCCATCCATGAACCTTATGACCATCCTCTGATTCCAACCATAACTCTTCCGGCTCGCTAAGTTTGATCTCCTCGTGAAAGGTCTTGTTGAGATGTGTGAGCAGGCTTGGCTCATCGCCAGATTTGTCCAGGTCGATGACCCCGATCTCAGGCAATTTGATAGCCGTGCCATAAGCGCAAGCTATCTTGGAGCCATCTTTGCTCACATTGCCAAGTCCGAGGCTGTGGTTCCCCTGAGTCAGGAACTCGATCCCACCCTTGTCTGGATCGCACATGGCCAGTTGCTCTGACCCATGATGTCCGAGAGCGAGGTAGATCGCCTTACTGTCTGGCGCCCAAAGGATCGTCGAGCCGTGTGCAGAGTCCTTGGTGTCGCTGATAGTGGAAGTCGTCAAGCAGTAATCGTCGTTTTCTGTCAGGCACTTGGCGTCGCCGCCATCTGCCGGGCAAACCCACAGCCGCGTGTTTCTCGCGCCCCAAGGATCTTCGGGCGTGTGCCTTCCTGTGTAGGCTAAGCGCTTTCCGTCAGGAGACCATCGGACTGAGCTTTTGGGCCCGTCAGGCAACCCTTCTAACTTCCAGGCTTGCCCTTCAAGGTTCACGCGGAAAATCTGATCGTTGTCCTCTTGGGCCATCGGTCGCTTGTTGACCGTGTGAATGACGGCAAGTTCATCCGAATTTGGCGACCAATCGTAGTCATACATTCCAAGTGGACACGCTTCGTAGAGCAGATTGTGCTCGCCCGACTCAACATCGACAATATAGAGGCGAAAGCGCTGACCGCCGAAGTATCCGTCACCATCAAGCCGGTACCAAACGTCATCCAACTCCCACGGTGGAGTGCTCAGCCCCTTCTCTTCGCGCTCCTTCTTCGCCTTCTCGGTCCAGTTCGGATGCGTCTCTCGGAAGGTGAAGGCGATCTTCTTGCCATCGGTCGACCATTTGAAGCCCCCGATCATCCCTTCCGGCAGCGAGGTCAGCTTGCGCGCCTCTCCGCCGTGCACTGGCATGACGTATATCTGAGGGGAGGGCTTTTCTCGCCCGCTGATAAAGGCGAACGATTCTCCGTCCGAAGACCATCTGCCGTGGCTATTGCCGCCCTCTGCCTGCGTCCATTGCTGGACTTTGCCATCCATATCGACCGTGCAGAGCTGTGTGATGTATTTGTTCTTGTCGTTGATATGCTTTCTTGTGAAAAGAATGCGGCCTCCGTCAGGGCTGATCTGGGGGTCGCCGACGAAGGTTATCTTGAGAAGGTCGTCAATGCGGATGGGTCTCTTCGGCATGGCGAGAGGTTACCCTTGACGACGCCGAATTAGGCGGGCCGCTCAGTGAGTGTGAGACTTGAAGAAATCCCAAATTCGGGACGTTGCATCGTAAGTTTTCACGTTCGGCCCGATCGTATCTTCGCGGAGTCCAGCGTACTGCCCGCCCGGCCATCCATGCCCCTGCCCCAGAATCTTGACGACGGTAAAGCCCGCCTTATCCTTGCCCGGGCCGTACTCCCACGTCTCCAGGCCGCCCTTGTT
Encoded proteins:
- a CDS encoding prolyl oligopeptidase family serine peptidase, which gives rise to MISVLIATLTLAQAPAADFAQGLAVSGVARSARFAFQTDAVQPIIASGTWTEPKLDAEVAMPAGSPRKWTELKAKENGAFDQRPFSGGYAYFSVHRDVDSVEILEAAGHGMVYVNGEPRMGDVYGTGYVKLPVALHKGENSFMFSSGRGELRAKLTKPSSAAVFNLADATVPDLVTAPLPPKSDGPIFSNGGAALPNRKVGVIVVNASNEPLAGLKVRLAFPGKAFIETELPNLPPCSTNKIPVEFENPRIETAGSVEATLTLIGPAGMLDFQKLTFRVREPNQTRKVTFLSLIDVSVQYFALNPAQTPGKDKALVLTLHGAGVEAIGQADAYKGKDWANIVAPTNRRPFGFDWEDWGRKDMAEVLGLATTMLSADPQQIYLTGHSMGGHGTWQNGVTYPGEFAAIAPSAGWSSFFSYTGAPRQSPDDPVDEMFARAQNPSDTVALKENFRNLDLFILHGDADDNVPVREARNMKAELEKMNKTFEYHEQPGAGHWWGNECVDWPPIFEMFQKTRRPKPSELMKVDFSTFNPSISSKYYWVTIERQESSMNLSSVKLERQASKMVGTTANVAMLTIDPVAIDKSLNPYIIEIDGSTVSLPTPGLGNDPIALERVDKQWRLARTSTELSKSSMRSGPFKEAFNHGMIFVYGTKGDDAENAWSFAKARFDAEQWWYRGNGYVPLMSDDEFNRSDIRHFENRSVIVFGNADTNSVWNRFLSDSPIQVRRNRLTVGKKQLKGSGYATLFARPRSGSTVAMIGAVGGTGVEGMRSTDRLPYFVSGTGYPDWCVFTKDVWSKGLAGVLGSGYFDNDWRLTMRQTAWRAE
- a CDS encoding class I SAM-dependent methyltransferase yields the protein MSDTRQPITSWRDFFNLHAPHYDKNSFTAWTSTEVSFLEDLFMLAKGARILDIGCGTGRHSIELAKRGYVVTGIDISNGMLAQAQAKARGAGVEVEFIEADATQIQFDAVFDAAICLCEGAFGLTDPDKEPVGHDFAILKNVFAALKPGAPFVLNALNGYATIRRVTDEMVQMGAFNPATMHFAYQDEFGPDDDKHLVNVRERMFIPPELVSMLRFVGFEVEHVWGGTAGEWGDRPLKLDEIEAMYVCRKPSTKK
- a CDS encoding S9 family peptidase, yielding MPKRPIRIDDLLKITFVGDPQISPDGGRILFTRKHINDKNKYITQLCTVDMDGKVQQWTQAEGGNSHGRWSSDGESFAFISGREKPSPQIYVMPVHGGEARKLTSLPEGMIGGFKWSTDGKKIAFTFRETHPNWTEKAKKEREEKGLSTPPWELDDVWYRLDGDGYFGGQRFRLYIVDVESGEHNLLYEACPLGMYDYDWSPNSDELAVIHTVNKRPMAQEDNDQIFRVNLEGQAWKLEGLPDGPKSSVRWSPDGKRLAYTGRHTPEDPWGARNTRLWVCPADGGDAKCLTENDDYCLTTSTISDTKDSAHGSTILWAPDSKAIYLALGHHGSEQLAMCDPDKGGIEFLTQGNHSLGLGNVSKDGSKIACAYGTAIKLPEIGVIDLDKSGDEPSLLTHLNKTFHEEIKLSEPEELWLESEDGHKVHGWVMKPIDYLAPKRYPAVLEVHGGPHTQYGWAFFHEFQVLAAAGYVVVYCNPRGSKGYGEDHCAVISGDWGNRDWADVETFTHWIEHQSFVHPGKMGIMGGSYGGYMTNWAVGHSDKFKAAITDRCVSNMVSMAGNSDFPFNKNGYFKGIAWGDHEDIKELWNQSPIAFFKNVKTPMLIIHSEGDLRCNIEQSEQVFTALQQEGVDSRFIRYPSTTSHGMSRSGPPDLRAHRLNEITQWWDRHLK